DNA from Mucilaginibacter mallensis:
ACTGATACCTCATCAAAATCAACCCTTATACAACGGCCCTCACGGTCAAAATCAGGGATACCACAACCATATTCAATACGGTTTGGGGTGCGTTTGGTGAAAATGGCGGTACCGCTGTAACCCTTCTTCTCAGCCGGGAACCAGTAATGCTCGTAGCCTAATTGTTCCACCAACTGTAGGTCGACTACATCTTCTTTTGTTGCTTTTATCTCCTGCAAACAAACCACATCGGCGTCAGTAGCCTGCAGCCATGCCAGCCAGTTTTTGTTTATTGCTGATCGTATGCCGTTTACGTTATAGGTTATTATCTTCATATGCCCCCTAACCCCCTAAAGGGGGAATTGTTATTGTTTATATTTAATTTACACTCTATCCTTTATTCCTCCCCCTTCAGGGGGTCGGGGGGATTATTTTATCCAATTGCTTACACTCTTTTTTACTCAACACCTCAACCGTCATTGGTACATCAGTTAACGGGCGGTCATTCTCATCCTTTTTAACCGCAGCCACTAAGTCAACCATATCAATACCACTTACCACCTCGCCATAAACGGTGTATTTACCATCGAGGTGCGGTACACCACCTACTGTTTTGTAATAATTGCGTTGTGCGCCTGATATCTTGCGGTCAAGTTTTAGTTGTTGCTTGTCCAGTTCGGCATCTGTAAGGCGTTTGCCTTCCACAATGTAAAACTGGCATCCGCTTGATGCTTTTTGCGGGTTATCATCACGCGCGGCGGCAAGTACCCCTCTTTTATGGAAAAGGCTATCCCTAAACTCTGCCGGAATAGTGTAACCCACATCGCCATTACCCAGTTCAACGCCAGATTTGGCATTTTTTGAATCCGGATCGCCGCCCTGGATCATAAAATCCTGTATCACCCGGTGAAAAAGCGTTCCGTTATAAAAGCCTTTTTTAGCCAGTTTTATAAAATTATCGCGATGCTGCGGAGTTTCGTTATACAAGCGGATGATACATTCGCCGTAACTTGTTTTGATGCGTACATATTGGTTCTTGGGTGCTTTGGCAAAAGCGCTTGTTATAGTAACCAGTAAAAGGGCCAGTGTAAAAAGTTTCTTCATAAATAGTATTACTTATTCTTCCATCGACTCAAAATAATCAATTATTAATGATTTCAGCACCATTTCCTGCTCAAGTAAGGTATAATTGGGGATAACACCTACCCGTTTCCAATGTGGCCAGCCATCCTGGTCAAGGCCCTCCAATTCATAAAATCCCATCATGCTGAATAACCGGCAATTGGCAATATGCATCAGTTCCTCTTTTTGGCGCTTACTAAATTTTCTGGGGCCTTGCCCAAGCTCCTGAACGCCAATTAAAAATAGCATTACCTTAAGATCGGGCTTCTCATTATCAAAATCTTCTGCTATACGTTGCTGCAGCGCGCTCCATTTCAAATTTATTTCAGCAGGTTTCATGCCGGTAAAGATACGGTTTTGTAGAATCAAGAGTTAAGATCCAAGAGTCAGGATTTTCTAAAACTTTCCGTTTGGTCTGCTATCTTGATTCCCGATTCTTAACTCTTGATTCTTTCTTATTGTGTAACAAAACCCCATTAATTGCAATTAAGTTGCAATAACTTATTTTTTATACATTTTTTATTTACTTTTGCGTTAAGCTGATAAATAAGCTGTGCTGACTTGAAAAAGAACAAATACCATATTATCCACGCATGGATGTTGATTGCCTGCTTTATAGCAGGGCAATATATGGTATATGCTCACCAGCATGTGGCTGTTTCGCACACGAACAAAGTAGCCTGGCACAACACCAACAATCAGCCAAAAGAAACACTAACAGAAAATTGCCGCCTGTGTGATGCCATGCACCACAGCACAATGGCATTGGCAAATACCACCTATTTTGCTCCTGTTGTAGTTAGTCACTATACTTACAAAACAGATAAGTATGCTTTTATAAGCATCTCGATTATCCGCTCTGCCGGGCGTTCACCCCCAACTGTATAAATTTCAAGCTAATTAAAATTGATTGTTTGGTGTAACACTAAACGATTTAAAGAGTCACGTAATAAATAACCCATTTACAGGTTATTAGTGCGCAAACCCCTTTCCAGTTTCTTTTTGTTTAAATGAATTTATGAAAATTATAAAACGACTATCCATAGCCATATATACATTACTATTTATTACGGTAGCCACAAAGGCTATTGCAAAAGCACCACCCGAGGATACGGGTAACGGAACATTAAAAGGTACAGTTACTGATAAAGCCGGTGGCATTACCATGCCGGGTGTTACAGTTTCCATCCCCGACTTGCGTATTGGAACAGCCACCAACAGCAAGGGCCAATACATTTTAAACCACGTATCAAAAGGGGTTTACCTGGTTACCTTCACGTTTGTGGGCTATACTACCTATACCGAGAAAGTCGATTTCTCCAAAACCAGCGAGCTTGATGTACAGCTTAACGCTTCATCAATTGAAACCAGCGAGGTAGTTGTAACCGGTGTGAGCCGTGCTACTGAAATAAAAAGAGATCCGGTGCCAATGGCGGCTATCAACAAAACATTTATTGACCAGCATTCGGCATCCGGCAACGTTATTGATGAGATAGCCAACTTACCTGGTGTAAGCGCGGTAACTACCGGGCCAAACATCTCCAAGCCATTTATACATGGCCTGGGCTACAACCGTGTGGTTACGCTTGAAGATGGCATCCGCCAGGAAGGACAGCAATGGGGCGATGAGCACGGTATTGAGGTTGATCAAAACTCTATCGACCGCGTGGAAGTGATCAAGGGCCCGGCTAGTTTAAGCTATGGCTCTGATGCGATTGGCGGTGTGGTCAACCTGCTTACGCCTCCCCCTGTTCCCGATGGTAAAATATTGGGCGATGTACAGGGTGTATACGGCACTAATAATGGCTTAATTAATGGCTCGTTCCGTTTACAGGGTAATAACAATGGTTTGGTGTGGGGAACGGTAATATCCGACAAAGAAGCTAAAGATTACCAAAATCAGCACGATGGCCGGGTTTATGCCACCAATTTTAAGGAAAAGGATGCCAGGGCGATGATCGGGCTAAATAAATCATGGGGGTATTCTTATTTAAATGCTTCTATTTTTGATGATGAGCAGGCTATACCTGATGGCAGCCGCGATTCCCTCACCCGCCAGTTCACCAAACAAATTACTGATGCTGATACTTACAGGCCTGTAGTGCCTGCATCTGAGCTGAACTCTTATGATCTGCCTG
Protein-coding regions in this window:
- a CDS encoding peptidylprolyl isomerase, with the protein product MKKLFTLALLLVTITSAFAKAPKNQYVRIKTSYGECIIRLYNETPQHRDNFIKLAKKGFYNGTLFHRVIQDFMIQGGDPDSKNAKSGVELGNGDVGYTIPAEFRDSLFHKRGVLAAARDDNPQKASSGCQFYIVEGKRLTDAELDKQQLKLDRKISGAQRNYYKTVGGVPHLDGKYTVYGEVVSGIDMVDLVAAVKKDENDRPLTDVPMTVEVLSKKECKQLDKIIPPTP